The Peribacillus simplex genome contains a region encoding:
- a CDS encoding nucleoside hydrolase has product MKPIIFDVDTGIDDAMAMAYALNSPELEVLGFTTCFGNVPVVESTRNTLAVLEKLNRRIPVFEGADQTLMRGRKKKYPKHVHGEDGLGNTLQFEPTIKASQGNAADFIIDQVKSRPNEITIIAVGPLTNIALAIKKAPMVMPLVKEVVIMGGAVNVPGNVTPYAEANIISDPEAADQVFASGLPITLVGLDVTLQTYLLKSNLDGWRATGKESAKFLAEMTDYYMKAYENSHPGLGGCALHDPLAVGVAVDSSFVNTEWMNVKVMTEGEETGRTIGQKDGESRIKVCTNVESDRFLKHFLERVI; this is encoded by the coding sequence TTGAAACCAATCATATTTGATGTTGATACTGGGATTGATGATGCCATGGCAATGGCGTATGCTTTAAATTCCCCGGAATTGGAAGTGCTCGGATTCACCACTTGCTTTGGTAACGTGCCCGTTGTTGAATCGACCCGCAATACACTTGCCGTTTTGGAGAAATTAAATAGGCGCATTCCGGTTTTTGAAGGTGCTGACCAAACTTTGATGCGCGGAAGGAAGAAGAAATATCCGAAGCATGTTCATGGGGAAGACGGGTTAGGAAATACTCTTCAGTTTGAACCAACCATCAAAGCATCACAAGGAAATGCAGCAGATTTCATTATCGATCAAGTGAAAAGCCGACCGAATGAAATTACGATTATTGCAGTTGGACCACTGACTAACATCGCATTGGCGATTAAAAAAGCCCCAATGGTCATGCCCTTAGTAAAAGAGGTCGTTATTATGGGCGGTGCCGTAAACGTACCAGGAAATGTAACGCCCTATGCTGAAGCGAACATAATATCAGATCCTGAAGCAGCTGATCAGGTATTTGCTTCAGGACTGCCAATCACCCTAGTGGGGCTTGATGTTACACTCCAAACATATCTGTTGAAATCGAATCTTGATGGTTGGCGTGCCACTGGTAAGGAAAGCGCCAAATTTTTAGCGGAAATGACCGATTATTATATGAAAGCATATGAAAACTCCCATCCAGGCTTGGGCGGTTGCGCCCTTCATGATCCGCTTGCTGTCGGGGTTGCGGTTGATTCAAGTTTTGTGAATACAGAATGGATGAACGTCAAGGTGATGACAGAGGGTGAAGAAACAGGCAGGACAATTGGTCAAAAGGATGGCGAATCAAGAATAAAGGTCTGTACGAATGTGGAAAGTGATCGGTTTTTG